The DNA segment ggtttgaacccacgatcatcggttaggattcccgcgttcttaccactgggccatctcggctgtattGTTAGATACttagtaatatatgtaatgatAGATTGTTATCTTTTATTGATGTTCTATTTCTAAAAACAGGTAGAGGAATATTGTAGGTACATAAATGGAAGTAATGATCTTGTCTAATTATGTTCTTGTCttgtttaacttcaattttaatatgttattataaaactaacgtACTTGAGATTACAACTCAACAAGATGTAGTTGGTTTGATCTCTTAACAATAAAACTGATAAATTACCTAATGTtcattaaaatcttatttaggTTAAAGTTGCAAATAAAAGAATGATAATAAGCTGGCTGATTTTGATATCGATAGTTGATCTCGTACTACTAAagttcaaattcaaaataaagtttttgaattTGTGGTAGATTCAATCagtaaaataatctaatataaataaagattcaaCATATCATattacactttcttattgattgACAAGAATCTACCCCCGTTTCCGAAAGAACCTCCTTCAcccataaaaattaaaaaggataCTAAATTATTTGCTCATGTCTAGCTCTGAGGTTTATGGTCAAAATCATCCTCGAAACGAAGAAAATCGATGCGGCAAACTGCACTATCACAAGACGTTATaaacatgtaaaaataataaactctgctgcgtttataagtaatgtaatgtcatttttaattaaaagtacctTGTTTTGATTATAAGTTCAACAGAGAAGTAATCATTTGATCTTAAGCAAATAGTTCCGAAaattcacaaaaaatattataaaaataatagtaatatctaGAACAGAATATACAGAAAGACTAACTTATCTGCTCATATAAGTGCGGCGCTAGGTACCCGtctgcatgtcagtcacctccacgtggtgcaccctgggcaacggggtcgacaagcaatccgatatttttttccggattgcttaTCGACCACGGTtaagactgacgcggcggaagtgccTCGGGCCACTCCTGGTATTTCGCTGTTCAGCTGAGTGGACTAgcgagcggctttgtggcaaGTAGGTGGACTCCGAGGTCCTTTTGGGCTGctggagagaggaggagtttgTTTCCGGGGTCCTTTCGgactgccggagacaggaggatGTAGAAGGAGGAgagagaggcgggttcgcccagtttcgATGTTGATACTGGGTAGacggacttcggtcaccgccttctcaaactcgtttccccatccaggcgtcagcctgtggtgggaccgagagccttgccttcaccggctgggccaagaggtgacaacctcaataaaaaccACCGGTGGGTCGCTAACCCATAGCGACGGCCGCTGGAGGGGTCGCGGTGGTGAACTAGCGCGTTTCCGTAACCCCACCGCGGTGAGGTGGAAACGGGGAGGTTTTAGTAGGTGGAACGgctggccttctgccccgtgagtcccacatccCCGTCCCGGTAATCccgggcgggaggcgtaaatttaatttagcatTAAGCAACAAAAGAAGTCTGGAGTCATATTTTTTCCAAGATTGGTAAATTTTCCAAATATGAGAAGTCTGATTACTAATTTAACTTActatctgtttttatttatttatattatatcatcatCATGTTTATGTATATGATCATGATGAGTGTCCTAGCCGGTTTCGACCACTGCATACATTCTCCAAAGCCAACTTAGCCATCTTATAGTGCACTCGTATATGTGAAACTTAAGTGCACATTTTATTcctttattttcataatgtaGAAAGAAATTCGATTTTTTTAGTAACTTTAAGGAAAACAGGATTAAACTCAGGACCTCGGGATATGAAGCGTTTATATGCCAGCTGCTAGACCCTCGAGGCAGTCATAAATAGctatatacctattatataaaaatattcttataagaatataatttataggattatatatataggaatcCAGATATGTTTTTTAACTAAACTCAattgttatgtaaattaattaataaaataaaacaaaattttaattaagctcatattttaataccatatttattgattatttatttttattttttttaaaacttggGAGATTTTTGttgcatttcttacaatatttttatttacattaataaataaatcagacAGGACTCTTAATATATgtcatgtaataatttatttaacctcCAATAGAAAGCGCTATTGCTGACCCACTGTGACTCTTGGCATTACTCAGAGCATAAGTACTTTTCTGGCACGTACTGCATTCCGAATTCTTGGCAGCTTGTAAGCCTTGAGAGGCTAACTCAAGAGCTCCATGAAGGGCGGATTGATGTTGACCGTACCCTGCTCCACGGTTGCTACTAGACAGAGCTGTTTGACCAGCTACCCCGGCATTATATCCAGCGGACTGTTCGGATCCTGCTGTGGAATTTAACTGTTGTGATTTAAAGGTTTCACTTCCACCAGCCTGATTTTCATAATCACGAACTTCTGAACGTCTATTGACGTTTCCATATCCATAACCATTTGATCCGCTCTGCGCCGATCCTTGAGAAGCAGCGTATTGGCCACTGTTTTCAGAAGATGAAGATTGAGCTTGCGAGCCGCTAAATCCACCGGAATAGGATAGCCTTCCTTCGTCAAAGTTTCTTTGGTCTCTACCGACACCGTTTTGCTGAGATTCAAATTGATTTCCCTCACCATTTTGAACGGAATAGCGAGACTCTTTGAAGTTTTTCTTATAACCACTTCCGTGCCCTCCAATATTTCCAGCGTAGCCTGAATTAAAACTTGAAGATTGGCCATAGCCCCCATTCGATTCTTGACCATAGCCGTTTGATGCACTATTTAGGTTTGATTGACCAGAAAAAGTTGATGATTCATCACGAGTTATATGACTATTTAATCCTGAGTACCCACCACTGTAACTATTCCCCGATTTTCTCTTTAAATAATCAGCTGAACCACTTCCAAGTTGTCGAGAAATCGATTCTGAAGATTTAGAACTATAGTGACCGGCGTTTTTGAGACCAACAGAACCCGTATTGTCATTATTTTCAGCAGATTGTCCTTCAAATTGGCCTTGGACTGCACCAGCTTCAGCCAATGAAAATGCTGCGTTCGAAGTTGGAATTTCACTTTGAGCAGACGCGGCAGCGCCACTGAAGACTCCTCCATTGCTACGGCCTACACCACTCCAATTATGTGTTCGGTAAATAAAAGGTGGCGGTGGGGGAGGAAAAGGTGGTGGTGCAAACAGTGGTTGATTATCGTGGTAGTGTACTCCATAGTGCGGTGATCTCTCCACTCTGTGCAATTGTGCAtctgaaataattacaaataaaatattaatttattttatattgattactaaaattacatttatttaaattaaatcgtttTAGCGATAATACCTCTATAAGTAGCAGCCTGCACGGCAATTGCAAGGCAACAAAATCCCGATATAAACACTAACTTTGCCATTTCGTAGTCACAAGTACttgttatgattaaaaattcAGCTATTTTGTCATTATATAGTCATATTGAagtgtgataatatttttttttctaagaataGTGTTCTGATGTGATCGTCGCTAGCAAAACGATAATAACACGAACAAATATAACATTCAATTTGAGAAATTCAcgatatatttgtatttcaaacTAAGTCActttagaataatttttattaatttaatgtgaatTGGGTACTTTCCACCATTGCGccatatcttatttataatattatttttagtgtcAGTTTAACATCTGAAAGTTATTAATTGTATACTATATgacaaagtaattaatttattaatcaattagtTATATGAAATGGCATTTATATGGTACAAAGGCAcccaaattaatacatttatgtcaacaattcatttttttattatttaaatacgaaaatttcgtatttataaaacttaatattatattgcttaattattatattgttattattaaaacaattgtgATCTTCATTCAAATatctaaatcaaatatttaaaggaaactaatgaaatattatacattttgtcCTTGGGTACATGAATGAAAGATAACGAAAATCTTTAAAATGGTACTCAACATGGTGCTTAGCCCAACTCACTACGCTTCACTTAGCAATACAAATTGCCTGTATTAATTaacaactaaatttaattataattagtacgCAATTAATAATTAgcacttttataataatgtcattGTCATGACGATAATGACGTATAAGTTCGGactaaatgtaaatatgtacaaataaaaatttatattttcctaTTTAATAAGCAAATACTCGTT comes from the Nymphalis io chromosome 1, ilAglIoxx1.1, whole genome shotgun sequence genome and includes:
- the LOC126781610 gene encoding RNA-binding protein FUS-like → MAKLVFISGFCCLAIAVQAATYRDAQLHRVERSPHYGVHYHDNQPLFAPPPFPPPPPPFIYRTHNWSGVGRSNGGVFSGAAASAQSEIPTSNAAFSLAEAGAVQGQFEGQSAENNDNTGSVGLKNAGHYSSKSSESISRQLGSGSADYLKRKSGNSYSGGYSGLNSHITRDESSTFSGQSNLNSASNGYGQESNGGYGQSSSFNSGYAGNIGGHGSGYKKNFKESRYSVQNGEGNQFESQQNGVGRDQRNFDEGRLSYSGGFSGSQAQSSSSENSGQYAASQGSAQSGSNGYGYGNVNRRSEVRDYENQAGGSETFKSQQLNSTAGSEQSAGYNAGVAGQTALSSSNRGAGYGQHQSALHGALELASQGLQAAKNSECSTCQKSTYALSNAKSHSGSAIALSIGG